One window of the Rhodococcus sovatensis genome contains the following:
- a CDS encoding ATP-binding cassette domain-containing protein — translation MTTELSIEVAGLRKSFGAVEALRGIDFAAQRGEVLAVLGPNGAGKTTTVGVLATLVTPDSGIVRVAGHDVVSEAAAVRASIMLTGQHASLDETLTGYENLVMFARLMGLTKHVAKGRAEELLGEFDLTGAADRRVGRYSGGMRRRIDIACGLVVPPQVVFLDEPTTGLDPRSRQVVWDLVAGFADQGITTLLTTQYLEEADVLSDRIVVVDHGTVVAEGTSAELKARTGGSFCEVVPLHPHELAVVADVLQSMCANEIVVSGTDRVSIPAPDGARTLTEVLRRLDDSEIELVDIALRRPSLDEVFLSLTGRPAVAAVAS, via the coding sequence ATGACCACCGAACTGTCCATCGAAGTAGCAGGGCTGCGCAAGTCGTTCGGCGCCGTCGAAGCCCTGCGCGGCATCGACTTCGCCGCCCAACGAGGAGAGGTGCTGGCAGTTCTCGGTCCCAACGGAGCAGGAAAGACCACCACCGTCGGTGTACTGGCAACCCTCGTCACGCCCGATTCAGGCATCGTCCGCGTGGCAGGTCACGACGTCGTCTCCGAAGCCGCCGCCGTCCGGGCGTCGATCATGTTGACCGGGCAACATGCGTCGCTGGACGAGACCCTCACCGGCTACGAGAATCTCGTCATGTTCGCTCGCCTCATGGGCTTGACGAAGCATGTGGCGAAGGGGCGGGCAGAGGAGCTTCTCGGCGAGTTCGACCTGACAGGCGCCGCGGACCGCAGGGTCGGTCGCTACTCGGGAGGGATGCGACGCCGGATAGACATCGCGTGCGGGCTCGTCGTTCCCCCTCAGGTCGTGTTTCTCGACGAACCGACCACCGGGCTCGACCCACGAAGCAGGCAAGTCGTGTGGGACCTGGTGGCCGGCTTCGCGGACCAGGGCATCACCACTTTGCTCACCACACAGTACTTGGAGGAGGCCGACGTCCTCAGCGACCGCATCGTCGTCGTAGATCACGGAACCGTCGTCGCCGAAGGCACATCCGCCGAACTCAAAGCACGCACCGGAGGCAGCTTCTGCGAGGTGGTCCCACTACACCCGCATGAACTTGCCGTCGTTGCGGATGTGCTGCAGTCGATGTGCGCCAACGAGATCGTCGTGTCCGGCACCGATCGCGTGTCCATCCCGGCACCCGACGGCGCCCGCACCCTCACCGAGGTACTCCGACGGCTCGATGACTCCGAGATCGAGTTGGTCGATATCGCCTTGAGACGCCCCTCCCTCGACGAAGTCTTCCTCTCTCTGACCGGCCGACCCGCAGTTGCGGCAGTGGCGTCGTGA
- a CDS encoding ABC transporter permease, translating to MTAPVRSSTTQWWVLTARTLRGAARGGEAITAIIAPIVFTVSFYVPLQKVISMFGNGVDNFGQFLMPLIVLQAIAFTAISVAFLAATDAVDGINRRFASMPIARLVPLGSRVASGMAKCVVSLTFALGCGYVIGFRFAGSITDTAMFIGFVAIIAVTLILGADVIGTASRNPEATTQSLILPQLVLGMLSSGFAPLEQFPTWVQPFVRNQPVSQFTTALRDLADGTATSASVTPALLWLLTLLVICIPLSLLLNARRS from the coding sequence GTGACTGCGCCGGTGCGTTCGAGTACGACACAGTGGTGGGTTCTGACCGCGCGGACTCTGAGAGGCGCCGCCCGAGGGGGTGAGGCAATTACAGCGATCATCGCTCCGATCGTCTTCACCGTCAGCTTCTACGTTCCGCTACAAAAGGTGATTTCGATGTTCGGGAACGGGGTGGACAACTTCGGCCAGTTCCTGATGCCGTTGATCGTGTTGCAAGCCATCGCCTTCACCGCCATATCCGTCGCGTTTCTCGCCGCAACCGACGCCGTCGACGGCATCAACCGACGGTTCGCTTCGATGCCCATTGCCCGCCTGGTGCCGTTGGGTTCACGGGTTGCGTCCGGGATGGCGAAGTGCGTCGTATCGTTGACGTTCGCGCTGGGATGCGGTTACGTGATCGGCTTCCGATTTGCTGGAAGTATCACGGACACAGCGATGTTCATCGGCTTCGTCGCGATCATCGCTGTCACACTCATCCTCGGTGCGGACGTGATCGGCACAGCGTCCAGGAACCCCGAGGCGACAACCCAGAGCCTGATCCTGCCGCAACTGGTCCTCGGCATGCTGTCGAGTGGTTTCGCACCGTTGGAACAGTTTCCGACATGGGTGCAACCCTTCGTCCGCAACCAACCGGTGTCCCAGTTCACCACTGCGTTGCGTGATCTGGCCGACGGCACTGCCACCAGCGCGAGCGTGACCCCTGCGCTGCTGTGGCTGCTGACCCTGCTCGTGATCTGTATTCCACTGTCCCTGCTGCTGAATGCGAGACGCTCATGA
- a CDS encoding ABC transporter permease: MTTTENSAAVFVPQTLIQSQRMLLHLFRNPMSLVQSIVYPASMLVILDIVLGRQVSAFAGHDSLHGTVPMTALLSAMLGAVAGAVTLGREWDAGILARFWVLPIHRASGLATRVTSEGVRILSTTMLITGLGLLLGFRFSGSLFSALAFVAVPLMFGIAFATAVIAASFTLGKTLLVESVSLLCSLAMFFNPGFVPLAAYPTWLQPLVENQPMSCAIEAMTALSLGEPAGASLLKAAAWSSIIFAVAVVPALRGLRRATVPR, encoded by the coding sequence ATGACAACGACGGAAAACTCTGCAGCGGTGTTCGTTCCGCAAACTCTGATTCAGAGCCAGAGAATGCTGCTGCATCTGTTCCGCAATCCGATGTCTCTCGTGCAGTCGATCGTCTACCCGGCGTCGATGTTGGTGATTCTCGATATCGTTCTGGGCCGACAGGTTTCCGCGTTCGCAGGCCACGACTCGCTGCACGGCACAGTGCCGATGACCGCGCTGCTGAGCGCCATGCTCGGTGCGGTGGCCGGGGCAGTGACGCTCGGACGAGAATGGGATGCGGGAATTCTCGCGCGGTTCTGGGTTCTGCCGATCCACCGCGCCTCGGGTCTCGCCACACGGGTGACGTCGGAAGGAGTGCGGATTCTGTCCACGACGATGCTCATCACCGGCCTCGGTCTGCTGCTGGGCTTCCGGTTCTCCGGGTCCCTGTTCTCCGCTCTCGCCTTCGTCGCGGTGCCCCTGATGTTCGGCATCGCTTTCGCCACTGCCGTCATCGCCGCGTCGTTCACGCTGGGCAAAACCCTACTTGTGGAATCGGTTTCGCTGCTGTGCTCGCTGGCGATGTTCTTCAACCCCGGTTTCGTTCCGCTCGCGGCGTATCCGACCTGGCTGCAACCGTTGGTGGAGAACCAGCCGATGAGTTGCGCTATCGAGGCGATGACAGCTCTCTCGCTCGGTGAGCCTGCCGGTGCATCGCTGCTGAAGGCCGCTGCCTGGTCTTCGATCATCTTCGCGGTCGCCGTCGTACCCGCCTTGCGCGGGCTGCGGCGCGCGACCGTGCCGCGGTAG
- the lppU gene encoding LppU family putative lipoprotein, with the protein MNINRTVVCSGFAGIAVVLIAGCTSTASTQDSVDAAASSVASAANVAASSANQAAEQARTAIEEATESATQLRPDLGGSLEVDVEVGDCILASGTLDDAAALPAPCGTPASNYRVIGKAPTNAECVSDADSYYYEELAIGGEQGALCLDVDWVIGECMDISGDIAQRVPCDGGTAPRERATEIVLDAVDADSCPDGGYAHPERKFTVCTETLTS; encoded by the coding sequence ATGAACATCAACCGCACTGTTGTCTGCAGCGGATTCGCCGGAATCGCCGTCGTACTGATTGCCGGCTGCACGTCGACGGCGTCCACGCAGGACTCCGTGGACGCCGCGGCATCGTCCGTCGCCTCTGCCGCCAACGTGGCTGCCTCGTCGGCGAACCAGGCTGCCGAGCAGGCTCGCACGGCGATCGAGGAGGCCACCGAATCCGCAACCCAACTGCGACCTGACTTGGGCGGAAGCTTGGAAGTCGACGTCGAGGTCGGAGACTGCATTCTGGCGTCGGGAACCTTGGACGACGCGGCCGCACTGCCCGCGCCGTGTGGCACTCCGGCGTCGAACTACCGGGTGATCGGCAAAGCCCCCACCAACGCCGAGTGTGTGTCCGACGCCGACAGCTACTACTACGAGGAACTTGCCATCGGCGGCGAGCAAGGCGCGCTGTGCCTGGACGTGGATTGGGTGATCGGTGAATGCATGGACATCAGCGGGGACATCGCACAGCGCGTTCCGTGTGACGGTGGCACCGCACCGCGCGAGCGCGCGACGGAAATCGTCCTCGACGCGGTGGACGCGGATTCCTGCCCCGACGGCGGCTACGCGCACCCGGAGCGAAAGTTCACCGTCTGCACCGAGACGCTGACCAGCTGA
- a CDS encoding sigma-70 family RNA polymerase sigma factor, with protein MDGAHARSSEFGDAPIVAALVAGDLSALGEAYDRYAQHLYTYACGMLRDTDAAADVVHDALLIASQRITQLRDPDRFRPWLYAIVRSECLRHLRLTKRSVPLDDSFDLEAPHETDSAAEERDIRALVAAAAAGLSPKDREVLELSIRHDLDNAQVAAVLGVGMNQASTLTSRARAQLERSLSVLLVAQERGNACDGLDELLASWDGEFTPLWRKRIGRHMDKCATCSDIKERKFQAAVLLGLFPLAITPFWLRDRITGAVDANVELVALATRIDPLDRAGFPTQARRSKRGVWVAGAGAALLAVGAGVGILAIEPAVSTPPIPAQFDVVEAPMSSPTLPTQPAALSSAVQPPSVSLAPVAPPLPSTGARLVPVQPVPAVTTPVPQFTTIATATTTQLTSTTQVTTITTTTSTTTDETTTTTTTTTTRSPEPPR; from the coding sequence ATGGACGGTGCGCACGCGCGCAGCTCGGAGTTCGGTGATGCCCCGATCGTCGCTGCCCTCGTCGCAGGAGATCTTTCTGCGCTCGGCGAGGCCTACGACCGGTATGCCCAACACCTGTACACCTACGCCTGCGGCATGCTGCGGGACACCGATGCCGCCGCGGACGTCGTCCACGACGCTCTGCTGATCGCTTCGCAGCGCATCACGCAGCTGCGCGACCCCGATCGTTTCAGGCCGTGGTTGTATGCCATCGTCCGCTCCGAGTGCTTACGTCATCTCCGCCTGACCAAGAGAAGTGTGCCGCTCGACGACAGTTTCGACCTCGAGGCGCCGCACGAGACCGACTCTGCCGCCGAGGAACGCGACATTCGTGCGTTGGTCGCAGCGGCCGCGGCGGGGCTGAGCCCGAAAGATCGCGAGGTGCTCGAGCTGAGCATCCGCCACGATCTGGACAACGCTCAGGTCGCTGCCGTCCTCGGCGTCGGCATGAACCAGGCAAGCACGCTGACCTCCCGTGCGCGCGCACAACTCGAACGGTCACTGTCCGTACTGCTGGTGGCCCAGGAGCGAGGCAACGCATGCGACGGTCTCGACGAGCTGCTCGCATCGTGGGACGGAGAGTTCACCCCGCTGTGGCGCAAGCGAATCGGCCGGCACATGGACAAGTGCGCGACCTGCAGCGATATCAAGGAGCGAAAGTTCCAGGCCGCAGTCCTCCTCGGCCTCTTCCCATTGGCGATCACCCCGTTCTGGCTGCGCGATCGAATCACCGGAGCTGTGGACGCGAACGTCGAACTCGTCGCCCTTGCCACCCGAATCGATCCGCTCGATCGCGCAGGATTCCCAACGCAAGCTCGACGCTCGAAGCGCGGGGTGTGGGTCGCCGGGGCTGGTGCAGCCCTGCTCGCCGTCGGCGCCGGGGTCGGGATTCTCGCGATCGAACCAGCAGTGAGCACTCCACCGATTCCGGCGCAGTTCGACGTCGTCGAGGCGCCCATGTCTTCTCCGACCCTCCCTACCCAACCCGCGGCCCTGTCCTCCGCCGTCCAACCACCGAGTGTGTCTCTCGCTCCCGTCGCACCGCCTTTGCCTTCGACCGGCGCTCGCCTTGTGCCCGTGCAACCTGTGCCGGCCGTGACCACCCCCGTGCCGCAGTTCACGACCATTGCGACGGCAACGACGACGCAACTCACCAGCACTACTCAGGTCACCACTATTACGACGACCACGAGCACGACCACCGACGAGACCACCACCACGACTACCACCACCACGACCAGGAGTCCGGAACCTCCTCGCTGA
- a CDS encoding CPBP family intramembrane glutamic endopeptidase has translation MLMRQDAAATGRLRGFHAYLDVAVVVLVLVVTNLIAHFTTVWASVATVPIAAMVLVALTRRRGLGWAELGLSPKQWKTGSIYALAAVGLVVTVVAIGALLPITRPFFMADRYATVSAALVASMIVIPLQTVIPEELAFRGVLHGTLGRIYGARGVFAAGSLLFGLWHIASSLGLTAGNVGLSNFLGGGLFGQIVGIVAAVLATAAAGLVFTWLRNRSGSLIAPIALHWSLNGIGALAAALVWHASTS, from the coding sequence ATGCTCATGAGACAGGACGCCGCTGCGACGGGCCGTCTACGCGGCTTTCACGCCTATCTCGACGTTGCCGTCGTGGTACTGGTGCTGGTGGTGACCAATCTCATCGCACACTTCACGACGGTGTGGGCCAGCGTCGCGACGGTACCGATCGCCGCAATGGTCCTCGTTGCGCTGACCCGCCGACGGGGTCTCGGCTGGGCCGAACTCGGCCTGTCACCGAAACAGTGGAAGACCGGATCGATCTATGCCCTCGCCGCCGTCGGCCTGGTCGTCACCGTCGTTGCGATCGGTGCACTACTGCCGATCACAAGGCCGTTCTTCATGGCCGACAGATACGCGACGGTCTCGGCCGCCCTGGTGGCGTCGATGATCGTCATTCCGCTGCAGACCGTCATACCCGAGGAACTCGCCTTTCGCGGTGTATTGCACGGCACCCTGGGCCGCATCTACGGCGCCCGCGGAGTGTTCGCGGCCGGTTCTCTGCTGTTCGGGCTATGGCACATTGCTAGTTCCCTGGGTCTGACCGCAGGCAACGTCGGATTGAGCAACTTTCTCGGTGGCGGCCTGTTCGGTCAGATCGTCGGCATCGTCGCTGCGGTGTTGGCGACGGCTGCGGCAGGCCTCGTCTTCACCTGGTTGCGCAACCGAAGCGGGTCGCTGATCGCGCCCATCGCACTGCACTGGTCACTCAACGGGATCGGTGCCCTCGCGGCGGCGTTGGTGTGGCACGCGTCGACGTCGTAG
- a CDS encoding globin domain-containing protein, translating into MSVYYPAALDSDLEPEHADMIRATLPLVGANIDTIASAFYTRMFQARPELLRNLFNRGNQAQGTQQRALAASIATFASHLVDPDLPHPAQMLSRIGHRHVSLGITADQYSIVHEHLFAAIVEVLGAETVTAEVASAWDRVYWMMADTLIDLERRLYEDAGVSAGQVFHRATVSRRVDDPSGAVVIGVIADWHLSDQDQPGRYVSVGTTLPDGARQIRQYSLVTVVADNELTFAVKPVAASEGCPAGEVSTWIADNVRPGDKLDVSIPFGDLPTAEVGSVPVVLISAGIGITPMIGILEHLRHAESDCDVMVLHADGSPSTHPLMQRQRQLVDAMPNATLELWYEQPDQDESAHRGRMDLSEVAVPADASIYLCGSSGFVKAVRAQLTALAVDPARIHCELFAPDEWSLC; encoded by the coding sequence ATGTCCGTTTACTATCCCGCAGCACTCGACAGCGACCTCGAACCCGAGCACGCCGACATGATTCGGGCGACTTTGCCCCTGGTCGGCGCAAATATCGACACCATAGCGAGTGCCTTCTACACCCGCATGTTCCAAGCCCGCCCCGAGTTGCTGCGCAATCTCTTCAACCGCGGCAATCAGGCGCAAGGCACGCAGCAGCGAGCGCTGGCGGCGTCGATTGCAACGTTCGCCTCTCATCTGGTCGATCCGGATCTGCCGCATCCCGCCCAGATGCTGTCGAGGATCGGACACCGCCACGTGTCGTTGGGTATCACCGCCGATCAGTACTCGATCGTGCACGAACACCTCTTCGCAGCCATCGTCGAAGTACTCGGCGCCGAGACCGTGACCGCGGAGGTCGCTTCGGCATGGGACCGCGTCTACTGGATGATGGCCGACACGCTCATCGACTTGGAACGTCGGCTCTACGAGGATGCCGGGGTCAGTGCAGGCCAGGTCTTTCACAGGGCCACGGTGTCGAGGCGGGTGGACGACCCGTCGGGCGCAGTCGTGATCGGCGTGATCGCCGACTGGCACCTGAGCGATCAGGATCAACCAGGTCGATATGTCTCCGTCGGAACAACTCTGCCCGACGGTGCCAGGCAGATTCGCCAGTACAGTCTCGTCACTGTCGTTGCGGACAACGAACTGACCTTCGCCGTCAAACCCGTTGCGGCTTCCGAGGGTTGCCCTGCCGGAGAGGTCTCGACGTGGATCGCGGACAACGTGCGTCCCGGCGACAAGCTCGATGTCAGCATCCCGTTCGGAGACCTGCCGACCGCCGAAGTCGGTTCCGTACCAGTGGTGTTGATCTCGGCTGGGATTGGAATCACCCCGATGATCGGTATTCTGGAGCACCTGCGCCACGCGGAATCGGATTGCGACGTAATGGTCCTGCACGCGGATGGCTCGCCGAGTACCCATCCACTGATGCAGCGTCAACGGCAGCTGGTCGACGCTATGCCGAACGCAACGCTGGAGCTGTGGTACGAACAACCGGACCAGGACGAGTCGGCACATCGTGGTCGGATGGATCTATCCGAGGTCGCTGTGCCTGCGGACGCATCGATCTACCTGTGCGGGAGCAGCGGATTCGTCAAGGCGGTCCGTGCACAACTCACCGCGCTCGCAGTCGATCCCGCTCGAATCCATTGCGAACTCTTCGCACCCGACGAGTGGTCGCTGTGCTGA
- a CDS encoding Rrf2 family transcriptional regulator yields the protein MQLTRFSDLALRAMMLLAAAGPDRRSTTGSIAKQVNASEHHVAKAITRLVGLDCVRAVRGRSGGLFLTDTGRSMQVGQLIRRLEGDREVVDCTGGQPCPLLAACRLRRALADAHEAFYSELDRYTIEDLAASPFLQLTIATAPQP from the coding sequence ATGCAACTGACTCGCTTCAGCGATCTGGCCCTTAGGGCGATGATGTTGCTGGCCGCGGCCGGACCCGACAGACGATCGACGACCGGTTCCATCGCAAAGCAGGTCAATGCGTCGGAACATCACGTCGCGAAGGCGATAACGCGGCTGGTCGGACTCGACTGTGTCCGTGCGGTTCGCGGACGTAGCGGTGGACTGTTTCTCACCGACACCGGACGGTCGATGCAGGTAGGGCAGTTGATCCGCCGGCTCGAAGGTGACCGTGAGGTAGTCGACTGCACTGGCGGACAACCCTGCCCGCTCCTCGCTGCGTGCAGACTCCGCCGGGCGCTGGCCGATGCCCACGAAGCGTTCTACTCCGAACTCGATCGATACACGATCGAGGACCTGGCCGCATCGCCGTTTCTACAGCTGACGATAGCGACTGCTCCGCAGCCCTGA
- a CDS encoding GNAT family protein, producing MELWGELVRLSSVAEHHVPELRRILRTPEVFARWGDEGSSENWPFDDLETVKFAVLEDDAVVGMIQYGEESDPMYRHASIDVFLDPAVHGRGVGRDSVRTIARYLLHDLGHHRLVIDPAADNAAAIACYAAVGFQPVGVMRGYERDAGGDDFHDGLLMDLLLGELR from the coding sequence GTGGAGCTTTGGGGCGAGCTCGTCCGGCTGTCCTCGGTCGCCGAACATCATGTTCCGGAGCTTCGGCGGATCCTGCGCACGCCGGAGGTGTTCGCCCGTTGGGGTGACGAGGGCAGCTCCGAGAACTGGCCGTTCGACGATCTCGAGACGGTCAAGTTCGCCGTCTTGGAAGACGATGCTGTCGTCGGGATGATCCAATACGGCGAAGAATCCGACCCGATGTACCGGCACGCTTCGATCGATGTCTTTCTCGACCCGGCGGTGCACGGGCGCGGCGTCGGACGCGACTCGGTGCGGACAATCGCACGGTACCTCCTGCACGATCTGGGGCATCACCGACTTGTCATCGATCCCGCAGCCGACAACGCCGCAGCCATTGCCTGCTACGCGGCCGTCGGATTCCAGCCTGTTGGCGTCATGCGCGGGTACGAACGCGACGCCGGAGGCGACGATTTTCACGACGGGCTGCTGATGGACCTGTTGCTGGGCGAGCTGCGCTGA
- a CDS encoding lysophospholipid acyltransferase family protein, with translation MEPVYRSVIGIARVVFAFEGLKFQVEGEENIPASGGAVIAVNHTGYLDFTYAGLPPRRVKRYIRFMAKKEVFDNKISGPIMRSLKHIPVDRGAGAESYKAAVSDLRKGELVGVYPEATISRSFEIKEFKSGAARMAIEAGVPIIPTVIWGAQRVWTKGFPKRLGRTKTPISIAVGAPIDPDGPPDELTEKLHTTMKEMLLKLQEGYEHEPGAYWVPARLGGSAPTLAEADKLDAADGAARNAAREAKKAE, from the coding sequence GTGGAACCCGTCTATCGATCTGTCATCGGCATAGCCCGTGTGGTATTCGCCTTCGAGGGCCTGAAATTCCAGGTGGAGGGCGAGGAGAACATCCCCGCCAGCGGGGGAGCGGTCATCGCCGTCAACCACACCGGGTACCTCGACTTCACCTACGCCGGATTGCCCCCGCGAAGAGTCAAGCGCTACATCCGTTTCATGGCAAAGAAGGAAGTTTTCGACAACAAGATCTCCGGCCCCATCATGCGGTCGTTGAAGCACATTCCCGTCGACCGTGGCGCGGGCGCCGAGTCCTACAAGGCCGCTGTGTCGGATCTGCGAAAAGGTGAGCTCGTCGGTGTATACCCCGAGGCCACCATCAGTCGAAGCTTCGAGATCAAGGAATTCAAGTCGGGTGCGGCGCGCATGGCCATCGAGGCGGGCGTTCCCATCATCCCGACAGTCATCTGGGGTGCGCAGCGAGTGTGGACGAAGGGATTCCCGAAGCGGCTCGGACGCACCAAGACTCCGATCTCGATCGCAGTGGGTGCACCCATCGATCCGGACGGTCCGCCGGATGAACTCACCGAGAAGCTGCACACAACGATGAAAGAAATGCTGCTGAAATTGCAGGAAGGGTACGAGCACGAGCCCGGTGCCTACTGGGTGCCTGCCCGGCTCGGTGGAAGCGCGCCGACGCTGGCGGAAGCCGACAAGCTCGACGCTGCTGACGGTGCTGCCCGAAACGCTGCGCGCGAGGCCAAGAAGGCGGAGTAG
- a CDS encoding acetyl/propionyl/methylcrotonyl-CoA carboxylase subunit alpha has protein sequence MSSTNNVARKRISRVLVANRGEIAVRVIRAAADAGLTSVAVYAEPDADAPFVRLADEAFALGGQTSAESYLVIDKILDAAAKSGADAIHPGYGFLSENADFAQAVIDANLIWIGPSPQSIRDLGDKVTARHIAARAKAPSVPGTSEPVKDAQEILAFADEFGLPIAIKAAFGGGGRGMKVARTREEIPELFDSATREAVSAFGRGECFVERYLDKPRHVEAQVIADQHGNVVVAGTRDCSLQRRFQKLVEEAPAPFLTDAQRAEIHSSAKAICREAGYYGAGTVEYLVGQDGLVSFLEVNTRLQVEHPVTEETSGIDLVLQQFRIAGGEELTITEDPTPRGHSFEFRINGEDAGRGFLPAPGPVTTFIAPSGPGVRVDSGVESGSVIGGQFDSMLAKLIVTGATREEALARSRRALAEFTVEGLATVIPFHAAVVSDPAFIGDGESFDVHTRWIETEWDNQVPPFTAGEPLDEDEVLPRQAVVVEVGGRRVEVSLPGQFSLGGGAAASGGAIRRKPKARKRGGAGAGAASGDAVTAPMQGTVVKVAVEEGQDVAEGDLIAVLEAMKMENPVNAHKAGTVTGLTVQPGSAITQGTVLAEIK, from the coding sequence ATGTCATCGACCAATAATGTTGCACGCAAACGTATTTCGAGGGTTCTTGTCGCGAACCGCGGCGAGATCGCAGTCCGGGTGATCAGGGCAGCAGCAGACGCGGGACTGACCAGTGTCGCCGTCTACGCCGAACCTGACGCCGATGCACCCTTCGTACGGTTGGCCGACGAAGCGTTCGCCCTCGGCGGTCAGACCTCGGCCGAGTCGTACCTGGTGATCGACAAAATCTTGGACGCCGCCGCCAAGTCCGGGGCAGATGCCATCCACCCCGGCTACGGCTTCCTCTCCGAAAACGCCGACTTCGCCCAGGCCGTCATCGACGCCAACCTGATCTGGATCGGACCGTCCCCACAGTCCATCCGCGACCTCGGCGACAAAGTCACCGCCCGCCACATCGCCGCCCGCGCCAAAGCACCCTCGGTCCCCGGCACCTCCGAGCCGGTCAAAGACGCGCAGGAGATCCTCGCCTTCGCCGACGAATTTGGCCTCCCTATCGCCATCAAAGCTGCCTTCGGCGGCGGCGGACGCGGCATGAAAGTCGCCCGCACCCGCGAGGAAATCCCCGAACTGTTCGACTCGGCCACCCGCGAAGCGGTCTCCGCGTTCGGCCGCGGCGAATGCTTCGTCGAGCGTTACCTCGACAAGCCCCGCCACGTCGAAGCTCAGGTCATCGCCGACCAGCACGGCAACGTCGTCGTCGCAGGCACCCGCGACTGCTCGCTGCAGCGCCGCTTCCAGAAACTCGTCGAAGAAGCACCCGCCCCGTTCCTCACCGACGCCCAGCGCGCCGAGATCCACTCCTCCGCCAAAGCCATCTGCCGTGAAGCCGGCTACTACGGCGCCGGCACCGTGGAATACCTCGTCGGCCAAGACGGACTGGTGTCCTTCCTCGAGGTGAACACTCGCCTGCAGGTCGAACACCCCGTCACCGAGGAAACCTCCGGCATCGACCTGGTGCTGCAGCAGTTCCGCATCGCGGGCGGCGAGGAACTGACCATCACCGAAGACCCCACCCCGCGTGGGCATTCCTTTGAGTTCCGCATCAACGGTGAAGACGCCGGCCGCGGGTTCCTGCCCGCACCCGGACCGGTCACCACCTTCATCGCCCCCTCCGGTCCCGGTGTCCGCGTGGACTCCGGTGTCGAATCGGGCAGCGTGATCGGCGGCCAGTTCGACTCCATGCTCGCCAAGCTCATCGTCACCGGCGCCACCCGCGAAGAAGCCCTCGCCCGTTCGCGTCGCGCACTGGCCGAGTTCACCGTCGAAGGTCTCGCGACGGTCATCCCGTTCCATGCTGCTGTGGTCTCCGATCCCGCGTTCATCGGCGACGGTGAGTCCTTCGATGTGCACACCCGGTGGATCGAAACCGAATGGGACAACCAGGTTCCCCCGTTCACCGCAGGCGAACCACTCGACGAGGACGAGGTACTGCCGCGTCAGGCTGTCGTCGTCGAGGTCGGTGGCCGCCGCGTCGAGGTCTCGCTGCCCGGTCAGTTCTCCCTCGGCGGCGGGGCAGCAGCATCAGGCGGTGCGATTCGTCGTAAGCCCAAGGCCCGCAAGCGCGGCGGCGCTGGCGCGGGAGCTGCTTCCGGTGACGCGGTCACCGCACCGATGCAGGGCACCGTCGTCAAAGTTGCTGTCGAAGAAGGCCAAGACGTCGCCGAAGGCGACCTCATCGCCGTCCTCGAAGCGATGAAAATGGAAAACCCCGTCAACGCCCACAAAGCAGGCACAGTCACCGGCCTGACCGTGCAACCAGGATCCGCCATCACCCAGGGCACCGTCCTCGCCGAAATCAAGTAG
- a CDS encoding acyl-CoA carboxylase epsilon subunit — MSVDAVSAEAVLGFRGNPSDTEIAAIAAVLVAASSAARDVPHPPMSSLGGWGDPADQLRYGLSAAPAHFVHAHFSR; from the coding sequence ATGAGCGTTGATGCTGTGAGCGCCGAAGCGGTGTTGGGTTTCCGGGGAAACCCATCCGATACCGAGATCGCGGCCATTGCTGCAGTACTGGTAGCCGCATCGTCGGCCGCCCGAGACGTTCCCCACCCGCCGATGTCGTCTCTCGGCGGGTGGGGCGACCCAGCAGATCAGCTCCGCTACGGACTCTCTGCGGCGCCAGCTCATTTCGTTCATGCTCACTTCTCGCGATAA